CAACTACATGTTTGAAACATGATAACAAAAGCAGACCACCTACGTCAGAGCCAAGCCCAAGCTGCATACTCTATGAGGTTGTGCTCAGGAACTCCTTGAAATTGCATGCCTCGTTGTCGCTAAGGATAATCTTGCACTTAGCAATTTTCTTCTTAATCTTATTAATGGTTGAGGCACAAAAACCATTGGTCATTTTGATAATCATCTCCTGAGGATTCTTACACAGCACGACTTGAATTCCAAGTTTGTCCCCTCCTTTAATTGCAGTTTACATGCTTTCGCTCTTATAAGTGAGTGCTCACTCTGATGCGTGGCCAGTCGAACACTTTTTCTGGGCGACAAGGAAGCATTTCCACTAGTTCCCTCATGGTCGCTGCAAGTGATCGTCTTTTCCCTCTGAATATCATTTTTAGAGCACGTCAAACTCACGTGCAATATATCAAGGAGCCCGCCTTCTATCCCCCCATTAGTGCCAGCGGTGTTACTACATGCCTCCACTGTCACCTTGTCGTCCCCATAAAGCTCCAAGTAGTTTTCCCTCCAATCGCTAGGACCCTAGTGTTCAGTGCTGACGTCGACCTATAGGTCTAGACGGAATCAAGTCTCCTCAGTAGGGAGAGGTAGGGCCCTACGAAAGGAGAACGCTAAATCAAAGACTCGGAGAGTCAAAGGCCCACTATAGATTATAATCTGCGAACTGAAGGCTACTGGAACGCCCGATTGGGCCCACAGAGAAGGCAAAGGATCCAGAAATCCAACATAATTATAGGCTGGGCGGGCAGGAGTAAGGGCCCGAAACCCATCCAGATGGTTAAACAACCTGCCCACAGAACTGAGCTAGCTGGAAAAGTGTAATGTGCAGGGGGACTCGACACCCTTTCCCTCTGCCCTAGAAGTTTCACCGCATAGAAGACTGGAGGACCCGTTAGCACCTCTCTCATCATCTCTGGCTCGCATATGATCACCTTCGGTGTCGTCCCGACCCACACAATGCTTATATTTCCTGTCATTGCAAGGATATACACATAGCAGCCGAAGAAAGTATtttgaaaatagaaagaaagatgaaaatGTTGAGCTGCATGTGTGGAAGGTGAACGGTGCCGGAGACTACGGGGGTGGTAGGGAGCAGGGCAGCAACGGGAAGAGACTCAAAAGAGAATCTACAGCCTCCTCAGCAATCGAGAGCTAACTACCAAGGACTAGAGTAGCTTGGCGATTGACACCTTAGTTTCTCGTACTTGGCTTGGAGTTAGCAGCAAGGTTccaaaaattgaagaaaaagctACAGAGGGGAGGAAGAATGATTTCACCTCACATGATAGGCATTCTGGAGAAAGCTCTAAAACCACAGGGACAAAAAGTAAAAGACAAACCTCAAGGTCTCTTGGGCAGAGCACCGGGGAGATTCCATAGCCCCGTGTCATTTCTTTGATGGCGATCTCCCCTCAACTCACATCGGTTTTTATAGAACTCCTCTTGAGTAGTGCCCCTAATTGGAGAGGAGTTCTAGGGGGTCTAGGGATATCCCCACTTCTACTCAGGAGAGAAATGTGGTGTCTTCTGTCAAGACGGAGATTCCTCGATAGAGGTCCTATAAAAAAGCCCTTCTCAGCCACACTCCACGCCTCAAAAGACCAGCCTATTCTCCCAATTTGAGACATCCGAGGTATCTTCTCCCCCACCGCTTCTCCTTCAAGGGGAGATGTTTTAGGTGTCTTGCTAAAGACCATTAAGTTCGAGAGTGCAGAGACCCTCTCTGGTGCTCTTTGTGCCTCAGGCTCGGGCATTCTGCGTGCTTTTGCAGTGCTTGCAATGACTTGATTCAGGGGAAGATACAGAGGGCTTGTGGATTTCGGCCTACTTTGATCAAAGGTGTTTGTTCCACTAATCGAAGGATTCCATTCTCGTCAACAGATTTGCCGGAATGCTGTCCTTGCGAATGTAGTGGAACCAGCTAGACTGGGTCACTGCCCACAGGAAACGGTAGTGAGCAATCACGCCAATCGTTATGGCGGGCTCTCCGACCATTTTCACGTTGCCTATCACCGTGAGAGGGACTTTGCGATTCTTTTGTCTAAGTGGGTACAACTGGACACGTTTATTTATATAGAGGACATTAGATTCCAGCACTGCCAACTTCGATGCTACGATTAGAACTCCTACGGCACGAGACGTTCCCAGATTACATATAAAGCATGAATCAAGCTCGCAAACTTGTTGTTTGGGTGTTGGTCAGAATACAGAGTTGCATCCATTATTAGCGATTTCGGCAGATACCTTCGAGATGACGACGAGAGCCTCGACATGCTAGATCTCACGGGCTTTCGTTGTCAGATCACCGTTGATAACCTAGTGGACATTCCTGAAAATTTGGCAATAACTTTGGGGGATATCATCCTTTCTATCGCTGTTCTACTGGAGAGATCAGCCCTTTTTGGAGGTGATGATCGTGGCATCCCTTCATCGAGAGTGACCCGAACGAAGGGGGCGATCAAACGGATCCCCTTGGCCGAAATATTGCGAGGGTCAACTTTCAAGGTGGGGAAGCAAGGGCACACAATTCCACAGAAAGGGACACGACCAGAGACACCTAGAACTCGTCGGAGTTGAGAGACAGATGGCGTAATAGCTCCACTAGAATCTCAGGAGATGAGCACCATCCCTGCTACTCCGGCTAGGCACGAGGCGGCTGCGGAAGGTGTATCACAGCTTTGTCCGCTGGTTGGAAACCCATCTTATAGGGTGCAGGAGCGAAGCACTCTTCAGGAGAAATAGAACTCGACTTGATGGTCCGATGGTCTCCTCGAGAACCACGGAGCTACTCTTTCTGGTAAAATTTCAAATGGGGACTTGAGGCTAGACCTTACAAGGCTGGCTTGTAAGGGGAAAGAGCAGTTTGCACTCTTGGGGAGAGTGGaggtagaggaggaggaagtCCCTGTAGTAGTGGAAGCAGGACGCCGCCTGGATTTTCGAGCAGGGAGGGGCGTTAGAGGACCTCGCGAGGGGCGTCTCGTCGAGCGGGTGACGATATAGAATGAGATCTTcaataaagagaaaagaatataaaaataaaaataaaagaaactatGCTTTTGTCTTTTCTTGCAAAACATATGGCTTGTCTGTATAGAGTACAAGTAATTCTTGATAAACTCGCGTAGTGCATTGTATGGAATTTGTGtttgtaaaaaaaagaagataaccATACTAAAGTTACTAGACCAACTATTCTCATTCTGaaagtagattttttttcttctttctctaaaTGCACTTGCATTGTCTTTCTACTATTTATCATTTTATGCATTAATCCCGCACTTACCAAGAATAAATTACAAAAACCTGAATATAATATAACTGAACAAATTTGTTTATCAACTATTAACCAATAGATTATTAATTTACGACGAAAGTAGGTTTTCTAACACCGTTCATTTTACTTCACAACTTGccttttccagatattctgtaTTGAAATCGGTATTTGCACTCATACTGATTATGTAACtcagaatttaaaattctaaaataaaataacatgaaaaagagatattaaaggaaaaagataactaaactaatagtttattaataaaaaatctaaaaatacttCTCGACCCTGGGGATAGGTTTTTAATCCACAGGCCTCAATATATAGACCTCCAAACAATGTATAAATTCTAATCTAAATATAACTCCAAATCCTAATAACaatgaaataaaagatttaaatttatctctaactatattttgaaattaacttTTGGATTACTTATTATTCTAACATTGTGCACATAGTATGAACTTAATTAACCTCATTTATGTGCTAAATAATCAAATAGTACTTCCCATGCGCTTCTAACTTTACAATGATATAACTAAGTGCATGCTAATTATTTCCACTTCAACTGAATTAAGTTATTAGGACAGGGACTAATGTATTTTTGTAACTAAAATGTCTAGGTAATAAATCATTGGCCAAGGTGAATAACTAGAGGAGAATTATGCAAAGAATTTACTCAATAATTTTGAAGAGCACATTACACTTCCCCTAACTATGCTActaatagggatgcaaacggggcggatctgggggcgggagccccGGCCCccctcccgccccgaatccatgacggattaaaaaatacattccataatccgccccgcctcgtAACCTGCCTCCCGCCGGCACCCCGAATCCACctcgccaactaatatttttttataaaattataatattattaatattttataaattataaattaataatttttaataatattatatatataatttaacaatatcaattataaaaatcaaaaatatcaatcgcaattcaaaacaaaattcaaaagtttcaaatacattagaaatgaaagtactaacttatttgtatttttaacttgttttgtaaatacattattttttagaaatatttttttaaaatataaataattctcaggacggattcggggcaggtcaaaatttctcccgtttccTGCCCGGAATCCGTCTTGAATCGTAAAATTTACCCCGTTTTCCGCCCccaatccgtttattttcttccATTTACTGCCCCCGTCGGGACGGaccggggcgggagctccaccaacccggatccgtttgcatccctagctcCTAATCAGTGagaaagtttcatatttttaacttatttatGCCTGATCAATGCATGCCTTCCTGATTTGTGTATTGCCTACgcacaaagtgtaaagtgttaCAACTGACACGACTGAAGTATATATCTATGCATTTGTCTCGCAATTAGCAAGTTTATACTCAAGTAATAATCTTGCTAATTCCAGAAAATACAGTAAACTTTGAGACAAATAGTAATTTCAATTAAATTGagttattttagaataacaTATATAGTTTCGGCCTCCCAGGGAATAAGTTGTCCCTCCCTTTAGCTTTATACAATGATCGACTAATATTTAcctataaattaaattagtaCATTTATTACTCTTCTGatgtcaaacaaaaaaaatgagatcGATCGACTTGCTCTAGCCTGAGATTCCAGTATGGAGGGACTCGagattttttagaataaattgaATTTGTTCTTGGTAATTATACCAACAAGCCGGCAAAAaaattgggttaatttcatacatatctaAGTAAAGATATCGAATAGCAAACATATCCCGACAAATAATAAGTTATCAGATTTGTCTCTCTAAAAGTTCCAACACGTTTATATTTGTCCTTCTGATTTGTTATTGTTGGCggccgaaagtcccgacccttgacccggtcaagaaTCCTCCTCGGGAAGAGTGTCGGGAATGATGAGCGGCCGcggatggtgaccctcgaagtttgcgcccacgacggatcaagcgattcggccgatgagggatcgaatcagccgggttcgaaaaccttcaCAGTAAATTCACTTCGgtgggatgagccgaatgaagaggggaagcccagaattcgactgggagatgagccgaatggctaaacaactcgagatctgatcggcgagaagagccgaaaatgactttctattgaatatacgtacaagaacaggggagtgatgtccgtagggcagacagactccaagtaaaagaacaggggagtgatgcccgtagggcagacagactccaagtatgctAAGTTACGAGAGCTACTCCTATGAAAAGCGgtaaatgtagaaaaaaaagatgcaggcaaataaaggtggtcttttgtgcgcaggggcgaagacccttattgcaggcttcaaagttactatttatagcccacattattagttggttgaaagtagttggggggagtggttgtaaccatgatcgtggaagttatactaactcccCATGGAAGTTATGCTAACTCCTCAtagaagttacgccccaatcttcaaccgttcccgccttcttgtccttcaggcgccttattgccgactcctggtgtaccacgtgtccttattggctcatacgtgggttaggtcggctcaattttggtatcaacaatgcccccccaatagtctttcgaataaacattcggatgactattggtgccaaatcgactgttcaaaagcacagccgagacccaagctttagtttcgctggtcttggtcggctttaGGAAAACGACGTTTTATCATCCCAGCCacatatatctcggcttcatcagccgattctttacttttattcgattagttcggctcttcttgaaccgaatatttttctatccagaaattcttcttaaagaaagtggctatatctcggctttatcagccgattcttcactttcactcgattggctcggctcttcttgaaccgactgttcttctagcaaggatttctccttgcctttgctttgatttttatatcggctccattgcagccgatcgtcctcacttttcttctgaaattgctcgtattgggcaactcgaacacctagatcaaataggttagaaaaatacttatcttcaaaatggtcttttatcttaaaatgcagaccatttaacgccattttggcgaactctgattccggcattctcataaagcaccgggttttggctaCTTTGAAACGAtccaaatactcttcgaccgtttcacctgacatttgtcggtataaagccaagtcggcgaccgataattgtggctccgatctatagaatcgctcatgaaattttctttccaattcgtcccaatcttggacggaattggctgataaacttgtataccaagtaaacgccgttttagttaacgacgtgttaaataatcgaagtttcaaaaatgagtcagcggccgcttctctacattgggccgtgaaccgggctatatgctcgaccgtattctcggtctcatcgcccgagaacttgtcgaacttcggcattttccagtttgccggatacggatgcTCTGTATCTATATTTGCTGGATACGGGGATCGAAAAACAGGCCGCATAGCCGGCCTGGCCCCTACTCCGAAGGTATTCCGAATGACTTCCTCAATCTGAGCATACAGCGGAGCTTGTGCTTGAGCCGAATTTGGCCCTTGAGGAACTCCAGAATTCTGTATTGCAGGGTTCGCTCCTTGCATATCATTAGGGGCCTGCCCCCCAgctctagcccctacattttggggctggtatgcTGCCatcggcggaggtggtggcaatccccatgtaatttccggctgttgaccggtATTGACGACGGCCGGTCTGTAAGCCGCTTggaatggtgccccctggtattggggctgtccATTTACCGGTGTCGCAGGATTTTGCAACACTGGTGTCATCATAGGCCTTTGTAAGCCTGTcattggttgctcatttcgagtcaataattgccctattcgtgcaatattttcattataggccgtgatagcggccagcaccgcgtctagtcgagcggtactttgatggatattttgatctaaagtttgcaggactcggctcatctggccgagtgcctgagttagactcggctcttgatgagccgactgtccactagtttctccttcaactggcaaaactgcttgacattcgccagcattgtctgaatcactaggttgatcactttcagaatttctaggaacaaccctattacgtagatcatcatccataatttatataaaatataaatttacttaaaaatgtgtcccaccgggcgtgccaaaaattttTTGGCGGCTgaaagtcccgacccttgacccggtcaagaaTCCTTCTCGGGAAGAGCGTCGGGAATGATGAGCGGCCGcggatggtgaccctcgaagtttgcgcccacgacagatcaagcgattcgaccgATGAGGGATTGAATCAGCagggttcgaaaacctccacAGTAAATTCGATTCGgcgggatgagccgaatgaagaggggaagcccagaattcgactgggagatgagccgaatgactaAACAACTCGAGATCTGATCGGCGAGAAaagccgaaaatgactttctattgaatagacgtacaagaacaggggagtgatgcccgtagggcagagaGACTCCAAGTaaaagaacaggggagtgatgcccgtagggcagacagactccaagtatgctAAGTTACGAGAGCTACTCCTAtgaaaagcggtaaatgcaggaaagaaagatgcaggaaaataaaggtggtcttttgtgcgcaggggcgaagacccttattgcaggcttcaaagttactatttatagcccacattattagttggttgaaagtagttggggggagtggttgtaaccatgatcgtggaagttatactaactcctcatggaagttacgccccaatcttcaaccgttcccgccttcttgtccttcaggcgccttattgccgactcctggtgtaccacgtgtttttattggctcatacgtggattaggtcggctcaattttggtatcaacagtTATCATTAGTTTACTGTTTGTTTTTAATAATTAGtaagtgaaatgataatttTGTCATTGCATATTTGTTCCTTCAAACGCGCTAGTGGTGTGGTTAGGACCGAGCAAATATGCCCTCTCAAAACACCCCAACAATCAATTTCTTTCTCTATTAAAATCCATCCAACCTTGCATTATCGACACCACTTCTCAATCTTGTCGTGCTCCTTCTTTCCTTCACCTATCTCCCTCACCTCCAACACTTATGTCCTCTTCTCCATTGCTGGTGAAAGTTTCACAAGAGGGCTTCGCAGGACGACAGAAAACTTCATCTTCGAGCAGCTTCCTCTTCGTCTTACCTTTCGACCCTCCAGATTGCCCAGGGCCATTAGTTAGTTAATGAAGATTGTAAGAGAATAAAGAATTTGAAAAATTGTCTTATGTCCTCTCTCGGAGGTGTTAGTTATTTATATTGTAATACATTAGTTTAAATTACAATAGAatcaattcaaattttgtaaattctCAAGTTGTTACAACAACTTGCTTAACCACTAGGATGACTTGGAATTGTTATAACATATCTCCTcaatagaaattatatataaaagagataaaagcaCATTTTACATTCGTGACTAACTATCGTTAAGTACCCATGATTAACCAATATTTTCTGATGGAGGCTAATAGTTGGGATATATACGCAACAATATTACACTTTGGAAGGACAAATATAATAACTGAAGCTTTTTActgatatatttactattcgatatttttatagggacacatataaAACTGACCCAAAGCTTAATGCCACCTAACTTTATCCCCAAGCCAAACTCTGCctaacttttctttttatgcAGTTTGAGGATGTGGAGTATAAAGTCAAAGTCATTCCAAAGAATCCAATAAAAGCTGCAATGGTGAGTACAATTTCTAAGTTGAGGATGGAACAAGGGAGGAGTCACAAGCAAATCTTAAAGGGCATAACAGGAAGTGTGGGTCCTGGTGAGATCTTAGCCCTAATGGGGCCCTCTGGAAGTGGCAAGACAACCCTGTTGAAGATACTTGGTGGGAGACTTGGTGGTGACATCAAAGGGCACATTAGTTACAATGATACACCTTACACTCCCTCCCTTAAAAGGAGGTAAAACaaagggtaaaatgtatggtTAGTCCATGTACTATTCTGATATTGCAACTTGGTCCTTAAACTTTTCAGTTACATTTGCTGTAAAATGACCATTCTTATCATATTCGAAGTAACTGAAATAATGACGGTATTTACAGAAAGAATAAATTAGTTTATGTTATAAGAAaacttggaaattttttttttctttttttgttctatGATAATCTGAATGGAATTCAAAACTCTGTAAAGTTCAGAGACTAAAGtgtttaagttcaacggtgtggGGCCGATTTGCAATATCGGACAGTACAGAGACTTTCCATTAactttacatgaaaatttacaTGAAAACaaatgatctctctctctctctctcacacacacacacacacacacacacacattgaacatacatttctttttacagcaatcttttcttttccttctacaGGATTGGATTTGTGACCCAGGATGATGTTCTCTTTCCTCAACTGACAGTGGAGGAGACCCTTGTCTTTGCAGCATTGCTAAGGCTTCCCACCAATATGCCTAAACAGCAAAAACTTTCAAGAGTTGATACTATTATAAAGGATCTAAATCTAGAAAGGTTAGTCTTTCTAGAATTAGTGGAAACCTACTGCTGGAGTTCATTAAGCATCTTTAGTAAATCAATTGGGTTTTCACAATTTCATGAACTCCAATTTGAGAAGTCCCACAATGTGATCTTTAAAGTGATTTATGCTCAATCTATGCCTCAATAACCTCTgcaaacaaatagaaaaaaaaagaactaaactTCTATATTTTCACTAAGTGCTTCAATTGTTTTAGTATATACAAGTGCTACTCAAAGAAATACCTCCTACTAATATGTTCATTTGGAACAATTACATAGATCAACAAATATTCGATGATTTCGTTGCATTGTAGATGTCGGCAAACCAAAGTAGGTGGGGGATTTGTAAAGGGCATATCAGGAGGGGAGAGAAAAAGAACAAGCATAGGTTACGAAATCCTCGTAGACCCATCATTGCTGTTGCTTGATGAGCCCACATCTGGCTTAGACTCTACTTGTGCAAGCAAGCTCTTGATGATTCTTCAAGGCCTTGCAAAGGTATTATTCTTCTTGTTTCTATTCTTGCAACATGTGATTTTCATTAATGCAAACTATTTACGCAAAAATATATGAACTCCCCCAATTATAGGCCATTCtccactcttttctttttctttttaagttaaTGTGCGAGTTAGCATGTCGTTTGATTTAAaaaatccctccaaaagtttctTTTGCTGCATTAGAGATTATTCTATCAACAGAGTTACTGAGTACCATAGATTGTTAAGTTCCCTCCATATTTTCTGAAATCAAACAACATGCAATTTGAGGCAAAGTATCGGGATCTGTTTCCAAATGGCATACATATTGGTTAATTGGTGTCCATGCGGTTTACTAATTATGTATGATTGATGCAATTTTAAAGAGGTTGTGATATTTTGGGGTGTAGACCGGAAGAACGATTGCTGTCACGATTCACCAGCCATCGAGCAGAATGTTCTACATGTTTGACAAACTCCTACTTATCTCAGAAGGCCTTCCTATTTACCATGGAAAGGTTAGGGAGTCCATGCAGTACTTCTCAACTTTAGGATTTGTTCCTGAGATAGCAATGAGCCCTGCTGAGTTTTTGCTGGATTTGGCATCTGGGCATGTCGAAGATATTAACATTCCTGCAACTCTGAGAGGATCTCCAAATCCAGAAGAATTTGGGATGCAAGTAATCAAGGTAAGTCTCTCAGACAATTGAAAAAAAGGTTAGGTTGCAGAATAAAACATGCTATACGCTTCGCGATTTCATTTTGCGCCCTAAAATATTCAAGCCTAATACTTACCCCTGAAATAACAAGATTTTCATTCCATTTGCATTCTTTGTCAGTGTTGATTAAGCAATATCTATGGCTTTGCTCATAGGTTAAAGGGGGTCAAATGTAGGTTCTAAATTTTCATGCACAATGTGATTTTGTTCCGAAATTTATACGGCACTTCTTGAATTTTAccgaaaaaagaaatttaaatgaTATTATTTGTAATCCGCTACATTTTCCTTTCTAAAAGTATTGTCAATAAATTTGAGCTGGTGTTTTATAGAAGCACATAgtattatataatttctttGGTCAATATATGTAATGCTTAAGCAAGAGTGAATCTTAGTTATTCTTATTATATAAACTCTCAATCTCgattttttttcctgttattGGTGCCCTAGTTTCTTCAGTGGAAGTACAAGAGTGAGATTGAACCTAAAAATAAAGAAGTGAATAATCAAGCAAGTAAAGCACCTGGAGATCTCAGATTAGCAATTCAGATAAAAAAGGATTGGACTATGAATTGGATTGAGCAATTTGTTATACTGTCAAAGCGAAcatttagagagagaagcagGGACTACCTCGACAAGTTGAGGCTTGCTCAGGCAGTTGGTGTGGCAATTCTACTAGGCCTTCTTTGGTGGAAATCTAAAATAGGAACTGAGGCTCAGCTAAGGGATCAGGTCATGCTCTCATTGATAATATCAGTCTTATTCATCCTATTTCTAATGGTTAGGTTAATTTGACATGAAAGTATTTCGAAAACTATATTGCAAACGTACGGTATTATGTGTGACTTTTTAGGGGTTCATTACAAATTTAGTCCTTGTCGGATAGAGTTCTCTTTCGTTATTgtttcaattttaacaatttagcTGCAGAGTTTCATCCTGCTTATATAACTGCGAACACCAACATCACTATCAAACTATAACGACAATGATGATATAACATATTTACAGAAATGGTTTAATTCTTAAGAGCAACAAAGTTTAGTGTCCAAATTATCAATATTGGAAGTTTGCGGATGCAACTAAAGTTAGGAGCAACTTTAAGcactaaatttttattgtatttttcttcGACTAAAGGTATCATGTAAATCTGAAAACTTTTCTTCTCAATGTACATAGATTGGCTTGATCTTCTATATTTGTATATTCTGGACATCATCTTCATTATTCGGAGCCGCTTATGTGTTCCCGTTCGAGAAGCTGTATTTGGTTAAAGAAAGGAAAGTTGATATGTACCGACTTAGCGTATATTATGCAAGTAGTACTCTGTGTGACATGGTAGCGCACATATTCTATCCAATCATCTTCA
This window of the Ananas comosus cultivar F153 linkage group 19, ASM154086v1, whole genome shotgun sequence genome carries:
- the LOC109725237 gene encoding ABC transporter G family member 26, with the translated sequence MEINSGEEIELSLANAANTVAIARETSVEIDIEEDRSWSPKNGPLPIFVKFEDVEYKVKVIPKNPIKAAMVSTISKLRMEQGRSHKQILKGITGSVGPGEILALMGPSGSGKTTLLKILGGRLGGDIKGHISYNDTPYTPSLKRRIGFVTQDDVLFPQLTVEETLVFAALLRLPTNMPKQQKLSRVDTIIKDLNLERCRQTKVGGGFVKGISGGERKRTSIGYEILVDPSLLLLDEPTSGLDSTCASKLLMILQGLAKTGRTIAVTIHQPSSRMFYMFDKLLLISEGLPIYHGKVRESMQYFSTLGFVPEIAMSPAEFLLDLASGHVEDINIPATLRGSPNPEEFGMQFLQWKYKSEIEPKNKEVNNQASKAPGDLRLAIQIKKDWTMNWIEQFVILSKRTFRERSRDYLDKLRLAQAVGVAILLGLLWWKSKIGTEAQLRDQIGLIFYICIFWTSSSLFGAAYVFPFEKLYLVKERKVDMYRLSVYYASSTLCDMVAHIFYPIIFMLILYFMADLRRTVPCFFLTVFAVLLIVITSQGTGELLGAAILSVKKAGFMASLVLMLFLLTGGYYVQHIPKFMRWMKYISFMHYGFRLLLKVQYSGNLMYNCQSKGGCQSLQSSPSFDTIGLDSGLQEVFILLAMTLAYRLLAYFCLLKRISASSF